A part of Desulfonatronovibrio magnus genomic DNA contains:
- a CDS encoding DNA repair protein RecN: protein MLELLRIKNLALIDDMELEFHPGLNVLTGESGAGKSFILRALDFIMGEKIKSSLIRPEAEKAVVEAMFVLEEQELILRRELMAESGRSRFFLNDKLSSQEKVQGLREKLLIHTSQHGQQKLLKPGYHGQILDTFLPSSAPLKRRDELLQELNRLAAEKKSLQDRLDKVSEKREYLDFQSEQIEKVAPEQGEEDSLLQKRHDIRVKAQLAETVQKALDTLHSPEYNLKDTFFQLKKSLHIIAEHNSEFASYAQEAENFQAWLDDVDSGLRSTSAHADTAELEAVEARLWKLSQLKRKLNRSLEEILSFQQEIDETISFLDEGGLKLKQLQKQEKKLKDELLKVVDELDALRQDHARQLQVKLEKELSNLGFSQHVSIKFEFSPEEIYPDILENRLRLLWVPNPGQPPQPLDMIASGGELSRFLLALVGLRSEQNLPTLLFDEVDAGIGGTILNQVGKRIQDLAKDRQIILITHWAQLACLAQRHFVVLKSVVDEQTFTLCHSLSPQESRQELARMVGGDKGLELAAELQK, encoded by the coding sequence ATGCTTGAGTTATTAAGAATAAAAAATCTGGCTCTTATTGATGATATGGAGCTGGAATTTCATCCCGGCCTTAATGTTTTGACTGGTGAATCCGGAGCGGGAAAGTCATTTATTCTCCGCGCTCTGGACTTTATTATGGGTGAAAAGATTAAATCTTCCCTAATCAGACCGGAAGCTGAAAAAGCTGTGGTTGAGGCTATGTTCGTACTCGAAGAACAGGAGCTGATTCTGCGCAGGGAGCTAATGGCTGAATCCGGGCGAAGCAGGTTTTTTCTCAATGACAAATTAAGCTCGCAGGAAAAAGTTCAGGGGCTCAGAGAAAAGCTTTTAATTCATACCAGCCAGCATGGTCAGCAGAAGCTGCTTAAGCCAGGTTATCATGGCCAGATTCTGGATACCTTTCTGCCTTCTTCAGCACCCCTTAAACGCAGAGACGAACTGCTGCAGGAATTAAACAGACTGGCAGCGGAAAAAAAATCCCTTCAGGACAGACTGGACAAAGTTTCTGAGAAGCGCGAGTATCTTGACTTCCAGAGTGAGCAGATAGAAAAGGTCGCCCCGGAGCAGGGTGAAGAAGACAGCCTGCTGCAGAAACGTCACGATATCCGGGTCAAAGCACAGCTTGCAGAGACTGTGCAAAAGGCTTTGGATACTCTTCACAGTCCGGAGTATAACCTGAAAGATACTTTTTTTCAGCTTAAAAAGAGTCTGCACATTATTGCCGAACATAATAGCGAATTTGCCAGTTATGCCCAGGAAGCAGAAAATTTCCAGGCCTGGCTGGATGATGTGGATTCAGGGCTTAGAAGCACCAGCGCTCATGCAGACACAGCCGAGCTTGAAGCTGTGGAGGCAAGGCTGTGGAAGCTTTCTCAACTCAAAAGAAAGCTTAACAGAAGTCTGGAAGAAATACTGAGCTTTCAGCAGGAGATTGATGAAACCATCTCATTTCTGGATGAGGGAGGGCTGAAACTTAAACAACTGCAAAAACAGGAAAAAAAGCTTAAAGATGAGCTGCTCAAAGTTGTGGATGAGTTAGATGCTCTTCGTCAGGACCATGCGCGGCAATTACAGGTCAAGTTAGAGAAGGAACTTAGTAATCTTGGTTTTTCTCAGCATGTATCCATTAAATTTGAATTTTCGCCTGAAGAAATATATCCGGATATATTAGAGAACAGGCTGCGCCTTTTATGGGTGCCAAACCCGGGGCAACCACCTCAGCCCCTGGATATGATTGCGTCAGGTGGGGAATTGTCAAGGTTTTTGCTTGCTCTGGTGGGGCTTAGATCTGAGCAGAATCTGCCGACACTTCTATTTGATGAGGTTGATGCCGGAATCGGTGGAACCATTTTAAACCAGGTGGGGAAACGTATCCAGGACCTTGCTAAGGACAGGCAGATCATCCTTATAACCCACTGGGCCCAACTGGCCTGTCTGGCGCAGCGGCATTTTGTGGTACTCAAAAGTGTAGTTGATGAGCAGACCTTTACTTTATGCCACAGTCTCAGTCCTCAGGAATCAAGGCAGGAACTGGCCAGAATGGTGGGAGGCGACAAAGGACTGGAATTAGCGGCGGAGTTACAAAAATGA
- a CDS encoding HD domain-containing protein produces MPQPIKDAAALCKTIMRNGYDAYVINAPLQKRAMAENDLEVDICTDLDADELSRLFPNLESSGSAELTGTLRQGDAIFNFYPADVIESSYTDGTIARLTPRLVRKLESVGDLPLSWACPYIPKAHDVYDGFEKLDTGHICFEGIPDETLKKDYLRAIKALRFSANYHLPIEGNTWLAIVRACRRVLDYVSVTDFMDEWRKVEAENMHIFAQLLFDSMILHGLVPELASLSRVRQVKNAEEGEENVWDHTVQVMRRYPEELPYDWYGTMACQFHDVGKLFASEYFDGKMTFYQHHRIGSKVTRKILKRLRFNTDEVDLICHLVRHHMRFHFMLTDKGIRRFKALDEYPRLIEMARADIKARNGSYKEFNHNMKMLERAELSEEMLEPLLNGHEIMDFTDIKPGPAVGLIREALLQAQIAGDVTSVPEAIDFIMRYQEKEKIQ; encoded by the coding sequence ATGCCACAGCCCATTAAGGATGCTGCCGCCCTCTGCAAGACCATAATGCGTAACGGGTATGACGCATACGTCATAAATGCACCGCTGCAGAAAAGAGCAATGGCTGAAAATGACCTTGAAGTCGATATCTGCACTGATCTTGACGCAGATGAGCTTTCCAGACTTTTCCCCAACCTGGAATCATCCGGTTCAGCTGAGTTAACCGGAACTCTTAGACAGGGAGATGCAATTTTTAATTTTTACCCTGCAGATGTTATTGAAAGTTCATACACCGATGGCACCATAGCAAGACTGACTCCAAGGCTTGTCAGAAAGCTTGAGTCTGTGGGCGATCTTCCTCTTTCCTGGGCCTGCCCGTACATACCCAAAGCCCACGATGTTTATGATGGTTTTGAAAAGCTTGATACCGGTCATATCTGCTTTGAAGGCATTCCTGATGAAACTTTGAAGAAAGACTATTTACGGGCCATAAAGGCCCTGCGCTTTTCAGCAAACTATCATTTGCCCATTGAAGGCAATACCTGGCTGGCCATAGTCAGGGCCTGCCGAAGAGTGCTTGACTATGTCTCAGTGACAGATTTTATGGATGAATGGCGCAAGGTTGAGGCTGAAAATATGCATATCTTTGCCCAGCTTCTTTTTGACAGCATGATTCTGCATGGTCTTGTGCCGGAACTGGCTTCTCTTAGCCGGGTCAGGCAGGTCAAGAATGCTGAAGAAGGAGAAGAGAATGTATGGGATCATACTGTGCAGGTCATGCGGAGGTATCCAGAAGAGTTGCCCTATGACTGGTACGGTACCATGGCCTGCCAATTTCATGATGTGGGCAAGCTGTTTGCCAGTGAGTATTTTGATGGCAAAATGACCTTTTATCAGCACCATCGCATTGGATCCAAGGTAACCAGAAAAATCCTCAAAAGGCTCAGGTTCAATACTGATGAAGTTGACTTGATCTGCCATCTTGTGCGGCATCATATGCGCTTTCATTTCATGCTCACAGACAAAGGGATTAGAAGATTCAAGGCTTTGGATGAGTATCCCAGACTGATTGAAATGGCCAGAGCCGATATTAAGGCTAGAAACGGAAGCTATAAAGAATTCAATCATAATATGAAAATGCTTGAGCGGGCAGAGTTGTCTGAAGAGATGCTGGAACCGCTGCTTAATGGACATGAAATAATGGATTTCACCGATATCAAGCCAGGGCCGGCTGTGGGTCTGATTCGAGAAGCGCTTTTGCAGGCACAGATTGCAGGAGATGTAACATCTGTCCCTGAAGCTATTGATTTTATTATGCGCTATCAGGAGAAGGAGAAAATTCAATAA
- the hisG gene encoding ATP phosphoribosyltransferase produces MIDDNVLKLGIPKGSLQEATMRLFARAGWKIKPHHRNYFPEVNDNELVCSLCRAQEISRYVENATMDAGLTGKDWIMENNSDVVVVSDLVYSKVSNRPARWVLAVAGDSPYKRPEDLGGKKIATELKNFTFNYFKNAGIDVEVEFSWGATEAKVVEGLADAIVEVTETGTTIKAHGLRIIAELLQTNTQFIANKKAWDDPWKRKKIETINTLLHGALRADRLVGLKMNVPQNGMDDIMDLLPSMTAPTVANLYNTDWLSVEIVVEENQVRDLVPQLQARGAEAIIEYSLNKVI; encoded by the coding sequence ATGATAGATGATAATGTTTTGAAGCTGGGGATTCCCAAAGGTTCGCTTCAGGAAGCGACCATGCGCCTTTTTGCCAGGGCTGGCTGGAAAATCAAGCCTCATCATCGCAATTATTTTCCTGAAGTCAATGATAATGAACTGGTCTGTTCTCTTTGCAGGGCCCAGGAAATTTCCAGGTATGTTGAAAATGCAACCATGGACGCAGGCCTTACCGGCAAAGACTGGATTATGGAGAATAACTCTGATGTGGTGGTGGTATCAGATCTGGTTTATTCCAAGGTCAGCAACAGACCGGCCAGGTGGGTTCTGGCTGTGGCCGGCGATTCTCCCTACAAAAGACCTGAGGATCTCGGAGGAAAAAAAATTGCCACCGAACTCAAAAATTTTACCTTCAATTATTTTAAAAACGCAGGCATTGATGTGGAAGTTGAGTTTTCCTGGGGTGCCACCGAGGCCAAGGTTGTGGAAGGCCTGGCTGATGCCATTGTTGAAGTAACTGAAACCGGGACCACAATTAAGGCTCACGGATTGAGAATTATTGCAGAACTCCTTCAAACCAATACCCAGTTCATAGCCAATAAAAAGGCCTGGGATGATCCCTGGAAGAGAAAAAAGATTGAAACCATCAATACCCTTTTGCATGGAGCCTTGAGGGCTGATCGTCTGGTTGGGCTGAAAATGAACGTGCCTCAAAATGGTATGGATGACATTATGGACCTTCTTCCCAGCATGACCGCTCCTACTGTAGCCAATTTATATAATACCGACTGGTTGTCTGTGGAGATTGTAGTCGAGGAGAATCAGGTTCGCGACCTGGTGCCTCAGTTGCAGGCCAGGGGAGCAGAGGCCATTATAGAGTATTCCCTGAATAAGGTCATCTGA
- the hisI gene encoding phosphoribosyl-AMP cyclohydrolase — protein sequence MKPDFAKGNGLLPAIVQEHATGEVLMLAYVNEDAWDKTLESKEAHYYSRSRNCIWHKGGTSGHVQKIKEIRVDCDLDTILYKVEQVGGAACHKGYKSCFFTKAGISGFEVCESMVFDPKEVYK from the coding sequence TTGAAACCGGATTTTGCCAAGGGAAACGGCCTGCTGCCAGCCATTGTGCAGGAACATGCTACAGGGGAAGTGCTAATGCTGGCCTATGTCAATGAAGATGCCTGGGATAAAACCCTGGAAAGCAAAGAAGCACATTATTACAGCCGCAGCAGGAACTGCATCTGGCATAAAGGAGGAACCTCCGGCCATGTGCAGAAAATTAAAGAAATCAGGGTGGATTGCGACTTAGATACAATTCTATATAAAGTGGAACAGGTCGGGGGCGCTGCCTGTCATAAGGGTTATAAGAGCTGTTTCTTTACCAAAGCCGGCATTTCGGGCTTTGAAGTCTGCGAAAGCATGGTTTTTGATCCCAAGGAGGTATATAAGTAA
- the rlmN gene encoding 23S rRNA (adenine(2503)-C(2))-methyltransferase RlmN, which yields MLDLDKKGLEQVLQAMDEPLYRASQIMKWIWGKNCNDFSSMTNVSKKLRLRLDQEYTIEPPGVARAARSSDGTIKLLLLLKDGKSVESVLIPAGDHYTQCLSTQVGCALGCQFCSTGTMGFERQMSAGEIAGQVLAARRYLLGSGNLMPVNNLVLMGMGEPLLNWKQVHQALQIFRCPDALNFSRRKITLSTAGVSGGLNKLGQSQLCYLAVSLHAPDQTTRQAIMPGASAHHLDNLIKDMETYPLAPRERITIEYMLLRGVNDSLRQAGELCKILSKVKCKINLLRFNPGVDSSFQSSTEESVEAFQDFLRSKGFTVMLRKSMGADIQAACGQLKADVIRS from the coding sequence TTGCTTGATCTTGACAAGAAAGGTTTGGAGCAGGTTCTGCAGGCCATGGATGAGCCTTTGTACAGGGCGTCTCAGATTATGAAGTGGATATGGGGGAAAAATTGTAATGATTTCTCGTCCATGACTAATGTTTCCAAGAAGCTGCGCTTGAGGCTGGATCAGGAATATACCATAGAGCCACCAGGGGTTGCTCGTGCTGCCAGAAGTTCTGACGGCACAATTAAGCTGCTGCTCTTGCTGAAAGATGGCAAGTCAGTGGAAAGTGTACTCATACCTGCAGGCGATCATTATACTCAATGTTTATCCACGCAGGTCGGGTGTGCTCTTGGGTGCCAGTTCTGCAGTACAGGCACCATGGGTTTTGAGCGTCAGATGAGCGCAGGTGAGATAGCAGGGCAGGTTCTTGCTGCTCGCAGATATCTGCTGGGTTCAGGTAATTTGATGCCTGTGAATAATTTAGTCTTGATGGGAATGGGTGAGCCTCTTCTTAATTGGAAACAGGTCCATCAGGCTCTGCAAATTTTCAGGTGTCCGGACGCACTTAACTTTTCTCGCAGAAAGATTACCTTGTCCACTGCAGGAGTTTCAGGCGGGCTGAATAAATTAGGTCAGTCCCAATTGTGCTACCTTGCAGTATCTCTGCATGCACCTGATCAAACAACCCGTCAAGCCATCATGCCTGGAGCATCAGCACATCACCTGGATAATTTAATTAAGGACATGGAAACTTATCCATTAGCTCCGAGGGAAAGAATTACTATTGAGTATATGCTTCTCAGAGGGGTTAATGATTCATTACGTCAGGCAGGGGAATTATGCAAAATTTTATCTAAGGTGAAATGCAAAATTAATCTGCTGCGTTTTAATCCAGGGGTTGACAGTAGTTTTCAGTCATCAACTGAAGAAAGTGTTGAAGCTTTTCAGGATTTTTTGAGATCTAAAGGTTTCACAGTGATGCTGCGCAAAAGTATGGGGGCGGATATACAGGCTGCATGTGGTCAACTTAAGGCGGATGTCATAAGAAGTTGA
- a CDS encoding dihydroorotate dehydrogenase, whose protein sequence is MNLNVNIAGLELKNPIMSASGTFGYGLEFIPYGNLEDLGAIVVKGLSIKPRSGNPMPRIAETPCGMLNAIGLQNIGVERFIQDKLPLLPWDRTPVIVNLYAQSAGEFAQLAEILSSEPGVAALEVNISCPNVKEGGVQFGQDPLAAAEVVRKVRAKAGKKIVIVKLSPNVTDIKVIARAVESAGADCISLINTLSGMAVDVRTRKPCLANVFGGLSGPAIKPVALRMVYEVCSSVRIPVIGMGGISSALDVLEFMLVGACAVQVGTATFTRPDRLFSLVNELRELTRELGIDSFEEFRGSLKK, encoded by the coding sequence ATGAACTTAAATGTAAATATAGCCGGTCTTGAGCTTAAAAATCCCATTATGAGTGCTTCTGGCACATTTGGCTATGGACTGGAATTTATACCTTATGGTAACCTGGAAGATCTCGGGGCCATTGTAGTGAAAGGGCTTTCCATCAAGCCCAGATCCGGCAACCCCATGCCCAGAATTGCCGAAACACCCTGTGGAATGCTCAATGCCATAGGTCTGCAAAACATAGGTGTGGAAAGGTTTATTCAGGACAAGCTGCCTCTTCTTCCCTGGGACAGGACTCCTGTAATAGTCAATCTGTATGCACAAAGCGCAGGTGAATTTGCGCAACTTGCTGAAATACTCAGTTCTGAGCCTGGTGTGGCTGCCCTTGAGGTCAATATTTCATGCCCCAATGTCAAGGAAGGCGGCGTGCAGTTCGGTCAGGATCCTCTTGCTGCTGCGGAGGTGGTGCGCAAGGTGCGCGCAAAGGCAGGAAAAAAAATTGTTATTGTCAAGCTCAGCCCCAATGTAACTGACATTAAGGTAATTGCCAGAGCGGTGGAGTCTGCCGGGGCGGATTGTATTTCACTTATCAATACCCTGAGTGGTATGGCTGTAGATGTCAGGACCAGAAAACCTTGTCTCGCCAACGTATTTGGGGGTCTGTCCGGTCCGGCAATCAAACCGGTGGCTCTGAGGATGGTTTATGAGGTATGCAGCAGTGTGAGGATTCCGGTAATCGGCATGGGGGGCATCAGCAGTGCTCTGGATGTTCTTGAATTTATGTTAGTTGGTGCGTGCGCTGTCCAGGTGGGCACAGCCACGTTTACCAGGCCTGATCGGCTGTTTTCTCTTGTGAATGAACTGAGGGAACTCACTCGGGAACTGGGTATTGATTCTTTTGAAGAGTTCAGGGGCAGTTTGAAAAAATGA